DNA sequence from the Tachysurus fulvidraco isolate hzauxx_2018 chromosome 1, HZAU_PFXX_2.0, whole genome shotgun sequence genome:
CCATTTCTAAGAAcaaaaattatacattataatttgTTCCATTAAACACAGAAGCTTGTTACAGAGAAACAGTAGAGACACAGacctttttatgtattttagtgAGATTAAAATTACATGGAAATTTTAATTATTCGAATCATTTACATGACACCACACTCACTgttcaaaatgatcaaaatataattaaaaaaccCATGGCCAGTATTGAGGTAAGCATGTCCTCATGTAGTTACATTTTGTGTCCCAGCAGCTGGTAGTATTATGTCAAATAATTTGGGCATAAAGGGCAAGAGTCAgatcatatttaatatattactgAATCACATTAATCAAATTTTATAATTGCAATCTGATAACAATTTAGTCACATTATTAGTTTACCAATTGAAAAATCCTCCCTTTTATATGAATGCACAAGGAAATAAAAGTATACATATCAGTTTTAAGATTTCCCCAGTACATATGACTATACATACAGGTAAATTATATTACTAACAttccaaatacattttacatatttttagattttgtctCAAGGTAAGTCTGTGAATATGCTGTTTTCTGCCTTGAGTTCATTGTTTTTATGATTCACTGCCTCTTCagcttcctcctcctcattccCACCTTTTCCCAGCATCCGTAAAGGCCAAAGGAGCCCATGGTGGGAAGGTGGTGGTTTGTTGCAGCAGGGTCCACTTTTTTCTTTGGTGAGGAAATAGAGCAAAGCATTAAGCCAGGCATTGAAGGATGCTAGTGGCCGAGTAATTTTGTAACAAATGGAGACCATCCGCATCGTATGGCAGTGCACCCTGCTGGTCACTTTCAGCACCAAAAAAATAGTGCGGGTAACATGAAAGGGGAAGAAACAGAGAGCAAAGAGGAGAGTAATGGTTATGATGGTTTTGATGGACTTGCGACGCCTGTTTACATATGGGGAATGAGCCCCAAGAATAATAGACATGCCTTCTCCTCCTGTTCCTGCCTTGCTTCCTTGTCTTTTCCTTGGTCCATTAGCAGGAGGTTGGGAATGAAGTGTTCGAAATATAGTCATAACTACACGTGAGTAACACCATGCAATAATACTAAATGGCACAAAGAACCCCAAGAGATGGAGGGTTATTCCATAAGGAACATAGTCCTGGAACTCCTTATCAATAGCATCATCCCAGCAGTTATGGAACATCTGAGTACTTGGAGTTGTATTGGACTTATGTGTATCACTATTCATTTCATGTACCTCTAATGCTCCACCATCCTTGTGACGAGGAAGAAGCTCTGTTTGTGCAAATCTAAAAATTGGGCATGTAAGTGCAAAGACAGCAAGCCATACCAAAATGCAAGTGCCTTTTACAGCCCTTTTGGTCTCTAGAGTGATGGTTCTCATGGGATGACAGATGCCCAGGTAGCGATGCACAGAGATGcaggtgaggaaaaaaatgctACAATAAAGGTTGAAGTAGAACAGGAAGCGCACTAAGCGACACATGAAATCTCCAAAGACCCAGTTGTCATGCAGGATGTAACTGGCCACCAGGAATGGCAAAGAGAGACCATACATGAAGTCTGTAGTAGCCAAGTTTACCATATAAATTAGGGACACATTCCAGTGCTTGGTACGGCGAAAGGAGCGATAGAGCACCACAGAATTGAGGCTGATGCTAAAGACAAATGTGAAGGAATAACAGATAGGAAGGAAGATGTACTTGTAGGACTCATCAATGTTACAGGAAGCGGCATTAGAAAAATTAGTTGAATAGAGGAAAAGGGTGTCAGCACCTTGTCCTGTTTCAGACAGGTCTGTAGGAGTGTCTGTCACCATTTCTGATTGCTTCTGGATCTCTTATTAAGGATGTTATTCGGTGTCATCATCACAGTGAGTTTCCATTAAAACAGCCGCTGATTTCAAAGCTGGGAACTGTCAAAGTTTCTGGTTTTTCCAGCCTGGTGGTTCAATGTGAATTTCTGTAAAAATTAAACAGCATTGACACTATGTTTAGTTTAGCATACAAATTTGCACACATTACACAAGAAATAGATGCACTGATTTGATTTTGGAGTCATTTAAGATTCCAAGATGGCTCTTTTCTATTTACTGGTCTAACAGGCAGCCACATTTGCCTATTCCTCTCCCCCACCCACAGCCTTTCTTTCACAATCTGTGAAGCTGTTTGCCCTACCGCCCTGCCGCATGAGTATATGCTGCTGATTCAGACTCTTTTCACTTCAGTAACTAATCAATCAGTAACCACACTTACCCTCTGTGTACCATCATCCATCTCCCTTTCTTACTCTCACTTGTTACCCCATTCAAACTCTTTCCTGCTTTTGACCCGACAAAGTTTACAAGATTTTAGCTCTTTCTGAATGACAACATTCTATATGGTTGAGCGGCTATATTTAAACATCAAGCATTGCTTTGAAATTTATCCACGTCATACAATGGTTATCTTCTCTTTTTGTAGACTGAGCATTAAGCTGAGTAGCCACAGGGCAAAAGACTATATTGTTCAGCACTTGTGAAACATATAAGGCATTGTGTCAACACAGTGATATGTTCACTCATCCATATTATGATAAATCATCTATTTGTGGCTTAATGGGGACAAAAACAATTCCAGGGAATATACACATTTGTAATGTAATCGCTGACTGCATATTAAAAAGCTTTATAGATTACAGTTCTTAAAGAAAAAGGTCTAAGAGGCATGTGGCATGTATTAGAGTGGTAAATAAATACTAACAACTGGTTTTTGTGTTATTACAAACTGGAAAACTTACCAATTCGGACAGAAGAAAAATATTTGAACAGAATCCCAAATGTCAGTCAAAATCGATAGATCATTGTCCATTCGTCATTAGTGTGAACAAGAAGGCACAGGCAATTAGATATGAAAAAGTACCAAAACTATTGTTCTTTCTAGGTCAACTCAAAACCATACGTTGTTGCTCTACTTCAGCTCGACTGTTTGTCATACCTATTGCGGACCATTCTATGCATCACTCTCTTCTTCTCGGTCTCCTCTCACCTCTTCATCTGTCCCTCCCCctgtctttcttctttcctttatttctgCTGAGTTGTCCTTTTGAACATACTAACTCTGACTAGGCATGGCAAAAAAAGTACTTATTCTGAAAACATTCTAGGTTCTAGTTTAAAAGAGAACCTGATCACCAGCTCTATATAATGCAATATGAATAAAATCTACCTTTATTCTGCAAAACTTTCACAAATAGCACCAGTCCACTCAATATTACCTAAAAtgtatacatacaaatacaaattactTATTCTAGGTAGACTTTAATGAGCATATTTTAGGCAGCTTTGATTCTATAACTGCTAgtttacataatttacattagTGTGCACAGGTGTGAAACATGTCATCCCTTCAAGGGATTATTACTTTATCCATTAGCTCTAAAAGTGTCTGCATGTGACTGTAAACTATTCAATATTAAATTATGGATGAGGTACATCACTAAAATGttgtaaaaatgacacaaacgTAAAAGAGGCTGGAACAGTAAAAATACTCATTTGTCAAAAACAATTTGATTACTGAAAAGAGTTGGTCCTAGACAGTGATAACAGCTAAGTGCTGCCTTACTAATGCCTTACAACACCTTTATATTAACATACTGATAGAACCCTTATTAAGAAGCTAAATTGGAAACAAATCTGTGCAATTTAAGTCTAAATTCACTCCTTTGGTGTGAAGAAACATTTCACAGTACAGTTAATTCTTCCAGGCAGATCTCCCAGGTTTATAAGTTCTCAAGCTATTAAGGCATCTTTTTGTCCCTTTAATGAAATTGACTTCTTCTCTCAGAGTGATGTCATATCCTGTATCTCCAATAACATGGCATCCTGCTCAGTTCTTAGTTGGTCTCTTGTGAGAAGTCGGCCCACCAACTCAGAGCTGAGgtctacacacgcacacacacacacacacacacacacacacacacacacacacacacacacacacacacatagaagatgtatataaatgtactgtaaataacaataaactaTAAAGAGCATTACATTTTGTGCAATTTTAAAAGATTGTTTTTTGAAAGGTAAAGTTTTTCTAGGCATTTTAGAAAATCATTTCTGGAGACATAACAACAGTCACAACAGTAAGAATAAGAAGGCCAGAGTGGAATttgcagagagacacagaggttAACCTCTACCAAAGGGATGGAAAGGCCAAagtgtggaaaaaagaaaagacctgctcatgatccaaaacactGATCTTTAAAGATGTTTGAATACATCATGGTAGAAGCAGAATAACTTCAGAAGTTTAAAGGAACATTTTGTCTGACAAATGACAAAGAAATACTTCCAATCTAATTGAGAGGGTCTTCGTtatgcagcaagacaatgacacaaaacacaatggcaacacaacaaaaaagtgGTAGGTTTAGACTGGCCAAGTCAGTCACCAGACTTCAACTCAACTGGGCTTCAATTATAcctcctgaagaggagactgaagggAACAACccgaaaacaaacaacaactgaaAGAAGCCTGGAAATTCTGCTTCGCAGAAGTGTGGAGGTTTTtcgaacagtaaaaaaaaaacactaaatctAGATTGGTTTCAACcagcacatatacagtaagtgttaaAATGAAGTGCCCAGAAACCTTTGcccattaatatttataaaaattattcAAACTGTATGTTTTAGCCATGTGTATGTTTCATGTACAcaataaaattgaaaaatgtgaaaacTGCTCATGTTGGGTCATTTTAATTGAGCTGTGCCTAAATGTTTGTGCCTCATTTACAGGGCCGtataaataatcacaataaGCCTTGTACAAATGATACAGAATTTCAATATGCATTGACATCTACACCATTTTTGTTTCAGAGTTCAAAGATATTAGATCCAGATCCAGTTATTTCAAACTCATGCTGGCAGACATTGCAAAAACCAATAATGAAATGCTGAGCAATACTCATTTaggagaaaaaatatttaatactgtTTCAGGTAGAAAAATCTTACTATGAATATCTTTGCTTAGTGTGGTCTTCAGTGCATTCAACTCCTTTAAACTGAACTTCTGCAAGTCGCTGCGATTATAATGAGTTCTCTCTTTAACTGCATCACTTGGGGGTTTGGTCTATAAGAGAAGGGTCAAACCGATTAATATTTTTTCCACAACCATGTATGCATTCAGGTTTAAATGAGAGCAAAACATTACTGTGAACTTGGGGAATCAAAATCTTGATGTATGATTACCTGTTTTTGCTCCAACCTCAGCTTGTGTCTTAGCATGCTGAGAGCGGCCTTGACCTCTTTCTTAAATCCACCAGATTTGGCTTTAGCACTGGATGCATTGCTGGAATGCTGCTGTGGCTGCTGCATCTGTTTCCTAGAACCTTTGTTCAACTGTGAATGAAATACCATTTTAGAATTacaccatttttgtttttatgtacatGGTAAacacagatatatttatttgttacattCCAAAATCTGCAGTGTAACAGattgaatgaaaacaaaatgtcaTTGGAAAcctcttttttctccttgtcctcctcctcctcctcctcctcactctcACTGTTGTTGATGAAGCAGAGCTGCAGGTTCATCTGACTCTGAAGACTAAAATAACCAGAAAAATCCAGTCATAATCAGATATCACATCAAAGTATACAATAGAACCGAAAGGAATCAATCTGATGAGTACCGTGATGTTAGGGCGTTCAGACGACTTTCTTCCACATCCTCACAAGTGTCTTGATGTCTGGTAAGGTTATATAACTCTGGCCAACTATCTGTCCACTGGACAACATCCTTGAAATATACAGAAAACATACAGGCACTACTTTAACTGCTTCATATGAGTGTCAATATATGCAATCTCTGAACAACACAATGATGTGGATGTATTCTTCCAGTTTTACTAAATCACTCAAACTGATGTCCTACTTCTCTTGGGTGTTAAAGTTCTGACCCAAAGGTTGTGAGGTAATCCAAATACTGCCTTGGCTgtggagcaaggcccttaaatgTAAACCATTCAACTCTACAGAAGGATTAtgccttctgtaaatttcaattatggataaaaatgtatttccatGATCTTATTGTCATGATATCACAGGTCTGAATCTTGCAAAGTCTTTTCAGGATCTCTGGGTGGGAGGGATAGCATTATACTATCTCCCTTGGCAGAAATACACTAGTCAATTGTGGGCATCGATGAGCttatgtatgtggaagagaAAAGATAGAGCTTTCTTCCAGTTGTTTTCAACTGCCCTGAGATGTAGCATGAGCTACAGTCTGGACCCTGTCTTCAGGGTAGCACATGATAGCCTTCATCCTCCAGCTTGAAAGCTGTTATGTTATAGGACATATGGGCTACTTGGTGACAAATGACCAcattgtgaaagaaaaaagtatctGCCAAATGAGTAAGTGCAAATATCAGGGTTTGGTGATTCAAAGTCAAATGATCTACATTAGCTTTGGTCTACCAAAGGctgtaaatgaattaatgaaatgaaattatctATAGTATgccatatttatattttatctcaagACACTTTTCTAAAAGTGTTGTGGATATTGTCAGTACTTCTGAAGACCAGTCAATTCTGTTCTTCACACTGTCAATTACAAGTTGGATATTAgtttttaaatgctattttgcTAAAATGGTATTTAGAACTTTGTACTTTAATAGTGATACCATATATAGTAAATGTGCACTTGCACATGATGAAAAAGGAgcatgatatatattttttccatacTGCCAATCAGCATTTTAGTAATTTCACATAATTTATACCTACGTGTATGACTTCCTATATGCTATAAGCCATcatg
Encoded proteins:
- the si:dkey-6n21.13 gene encoding P2Y purinoceptor 3; its protein translation is MVTDTPTDLSETGQGADTLFLYSTNFSNAASCNIDESYKYIFLPICYSFTFVFSISLNSVVLYRSFRRTKHWNVSLIYMVNLATTDFMYGLSLPFLVASYILHDNWVFGDFMCRLVRFLFYFNLYCSIFFLTCISVHRYLGICHPMRTITLETKRAVKGTCILVWLAVFALTCPIFRFAQTELLPRHKDGGALEVHEMNSDTHKSNTTPSTQMFHNCWDDAIDKEFQDYVPYGITLHLLGFFVPFSIIAWCYSRVVMTIFRTLHSQPPANGPRKRQGSKAGTGGEGMSIILGAHSPYVNRRRKSIKTIITITLLFALCFFPFHVTRTIFLVLKVTSRVHCHTMRMVSICYKITRPLASFNAWLNALLYFLTKEKSGPCCNKPPPSHHGLLWPLRMLGKGGNEEEEAEEAVNHKNNELKAENSIFTDLP
- the si:dkey-6n21.12 gene encoding schwannomin-interacting protein 1, which translates into the protein MMDGEKEKERERGEEKESDETEEDAEGAALLWQEGSSDDDLGLPIMHWEALSLRIAQLEKQEEEQREKNKDVVQWTDSWPELYNLTRHQDTCEDVEESRLNALTSRLQSQMNLQLCFINNSESEEEEEEEDKEKKELNKGSRKQMQQPQQHSSNASSAKAKSGGFKKEVKAALSMLRHKLRLEQKQTKPPSDAVKERTHYNRSDLQKFSLKELNALKTTLSKDIHNLSSELVGRLLTRDQLRTEQDAMLLEIQDMTSL